A DNA window from Methanobrevibacter ruminantium contains the following coding sequences:
- the purD gene encoding phosphoribosylamine--glycine ligase has translation MKVLVVGTGAREHAICDALIKDDVELYAYMSKNNPGISKISTFKKGDEGEVDEVAKFAKENGIELAVIGPEAPLGKGIVNALEAVGVPCVGPAQESARIETDKSFMRNLFEKYQIKGSLTYKVFDNYEDISAFLDEYEKDVVVKPVGLTGGKGVKIVGDHLKDNQDAKAYAKEVMDNAMGGFAQVIIEEKVVGEEFTIQAFCDGENLAPMPAAQDHPHAFENDQGLITGGMGSYSDVGGLLPFMTQEDYDEAVDIMKETLKAIAKETTPYKGILYGQFMLSNEGPKLIEYNARFGDPEAMNVLPLLKTSMLDICKDIVAGNLSEVEFEDLASVCKYIVPDGYPDTPHAGELIEVDEEAIEALGAKVFYAAVSQEEDGIHLSGSRALGIVAQGETIAEAEKIAEEACNIVKGNVYHRRDVGTAALIQKRIDHMEAIRNE, from the coding sequence ATGAAAGTATTAGTTGTTGGAACCGGTGCAAGAGAACATGCAATCTGTGATGCATTGATAAAAGATGATGTAGAATTATATGCTTACATGAGCAAGAACAATCCTGGAATCAGTAAAATATCCACTTTTAAGAAAGGAGATGAAGGAGAAGTTGATGAAGTGGCTAAATTCGCAAAGGAAAATGGAATCGAATTGGCTGTAATCGGACCTGAAGCTCCTCTTGGAAAAGGAATTGTAAATGCTCTTGAAGCGGTTGGAGTCCCTTGTGTTGGACCAGCACAAGAATCTGCAAGAATTGAAACTGACAAATCATTTATGAGAAACCTCTTTGAAAAATACCAAATCAAAGGATCATTGACCTACAAGGTATTTGATAACTATGAAGACATCAGTGCTTTCCTTGATGAATATGAAAAGGACGTTGTAGTGAAACCTGTAGGATTGACTGGTGGTAAAGGTGTAAAAATCGTAGGTGACCACCTTAAAGATAATCAAGATGCAAAAGCTTATGCAAAGGAAGTTATGGATAATGCAATGGGAGGATTTGCACAAGTGATCATTGAAGAGAAAGTTGTTGGAGAGGAGTTCACCATCCAAGCATTCTGTGATGGAGAAAACTTAGCTCCAATGCCTGCAGCTCAAGACCACCCTCATGCTTTTGAAAATGACCAAGGATTGATCACTGGTGGAATGGGTTCATACTCTGATGTTGGAGGATTGTTGCCATTCATGACTCAAGAGGATTATGATGAAGCTGTTGACATCATGAAAGAGACCTTAAAGGCAATAGCTAAGGAAACCACTCCTTACAAAGGAATTCTTTACGGTCAATTCATGTTATCAAATGAAGGCCCTAAATTAATTGAATACAACGCAAGATTCGGTGACCCTGAAGCAATGAACGTTCTTCCACTTTTAAAAACTTCAATGCTTGACATCTGTAAGGACATCGTTGCAGGAAATCTCAGCGAAGTTGAATTTGAAGACTTGGCTTCTGTGTGCAAATACATAGTACCTGACGGATATCCAGACACTCCTCATGCAGGAGAGCTCATTGAAGTGGATGAGGAAGCTATTGAAGCGCTCGGTGCAAAAGTCTTCTATGCAGCTGTAAGCCAAGAGGAAGATGGAATCCATCTTTCAGGTTCAAGAGCTTTAGGAATTGTTGCTCAAGGAGAAACCATTGCTGAAGCTGAAAAAATAGCTGAAGAAGCTTGTAATATAGTTAAAGGAAATGTTTACCATAGAAGAGACGTTGGAACTGCAGCTTTAATCCAAAAACGTATCGATCATATGGAAGCAATCAGAAACGAATAA
- a CDS encoding acetolactate synthase large subunit codes for MRGGDAIIKALMDKGVDTIFGYPGGTVIPFYDMLYDSDLRHILVRHEQCAAHAAEGYARASGKVGVCLATSGPGATNLVTGIANAYMDSSPLIAITGQVVSNLIGNDAFQEVDIMGITMPITKHSYQPKDANDIPSIINTSLEIASTGRCGPVLIDVPKEVQEQELDDYVLGTIPTPGYKPTVKGNSKQIAKAAKMLLEADKPFILAGGGTILSGADEEVKKLAELINAPIATTLMGKGIVDEKDDLSMGMLGMHGKQVANQNINKTDCLLAIGCRFSDRTTGKLDEFIPNAKVIHIDIDPAEIGKNVAVDLPIVGDAKIVLNQLIKELEAKPSDKNAWLNSIVEFKKSTIPRVSYDDIPLKPQQVIKEIANSITEDTIVTTDVGLHQMWAAHFLDISKPRKFISSGGLGTMGFGFPAAIGAKVACPDDAVLAIVGDGGFLMVSQELATIKEYDIPVVIAMLNNRKLGMVYQWQNKMYNQRYSQTDMGSTPDFVKLAESYGINAVRVEEVDKTQEVLSKALKDNEAILVDITVEKNEFIPMFPPGGGINDLLGEYKYESDVDYLDDEELSKDSQYAEGGK; via the coding sequence ATGAGAGGCGGAGACGCTATTATTAAAGCTTTAATGGATAAAGGTGTTGACACCATTTTCGGTTACCCTGGAGGTACCGTAATTCCATTTTATGACATGCTATATGATTCAGACTTAAGGCATATACTTGTTAGACATGAACAATGTGCAGCACATGCTGCAGAAGGTTATGCAAGAGCTTCTGGTAAAGTTGGTGTCTGTTTAGCTACTTCCGGGCCGGGTGCAACCAATTTGGTCACTGGTATTGCAAATGCATATATGGATTCATCTCCACTTATTGCAATTACTGGACAGGTTGTAAGTAATTTAATCGGTAATGATGCATTCCAGGAAGTAGACATTATGGGTATTACAATGCCTATCACTAAACATTCCTATCAGCCAAAAGACGCAAACGATATTCCAAGCATCATCAATACCAGTTTGGAAATAGCTTCAACTGGCAGATGCGGACCTGTATTAATTGATGTTCCTAAGGAAGTGCAAGAGCAAGAATTGGATGATTACGTATTGGGAACAATTCCAACTCCTGGTTATAAACCTACTGTGAAAGGTAATTCTAAACAAATTGCAAAAGCTGCTAAAATGCTTCTTGAAGCAGATAAGCCATTCATTTTAGCAGGTGGAGGTACCATATTATCAGGTGCTGATGAGGAAGTCAAGAAACTTGCTGAATTGATCAATGCTCCTATAGCAACCACATTAATGGGTAAAGGCATTGTTGATGAGAAGGATGACTTGTCCATGGGAATGTTGGGTATGCATGGAAAGCAAGTGGCTAACCAAAATATCAATAAAACAGATTGCCTTCTTGCAATTGGTTGCAGATTCTCTGACAGAACTACCGGTAAACTGGATGAGTTCATACCTAACGCTAAGGTTATCCACATTGACATTGATCCAGCAGAGATTGGTAAGAATGTTGCTGTAGACTTGCCTATTGTAGGTGATGCAAAGATTGTATTAAATCAATTGATTAAAGAGCTTGAAGCAAAACCAAGCGATAAGAATGCTTGGTTAAATTCTATTGTAGAATTCAAGAAATCTACAATACCAAGAGTAAGTTATGATGATATTCCATTAAAACCTCAACAGGTAATCAAGGAAATTGCAAACTCAATCACTGAAGATACCATTGTAACAACTGATGTAGGTCTTCACCAAATGTGGGCAGCACATTTCTTGGACATTTCAAAACCTCGCAAGTTCATATCTTCAGGTGGTCTTGGAACTATGGGATTCGGTTTCCCAGCAGCTATTGGTGCAAAGGTTGCATGTCCTGATGATGCAGTGCTTGCAATTGTAGGTGATGGAGGATTCCTTATGGTTTCCCAAGAATTGGCTACAATCAAGGAGTATGACATTCCTGTAGTTATCGCTATGTTAAACAACAGAAAATTAGGAATGGTTTACCAATGGCAAAACAAGATGTACAATCAAAGATACTCCCAAACCGATATGGGAAGCACTCCTGATTTTGTTAAATTAGCTGAAAGTTATGGTATCAATGCAGTACGGGTTGAAGAAGTTGACAAGACTCAAGAGGTCTTATCCAAAGCATTGAAAGATAATGAAGCTATTTTAGTAGACATTACTGTTGAGAAGAATGAGTTCATTCCAATGTTCCCACCAGGTGGAGGCATAAATGACCTTCTTGGTGAGTATAAATATGAAAGTGATGTTGATTATTTAGATGATGAAGAGCTTTCTAAAGATTCTCAATATGCAGAAGGAGGAAAATAG
- the argS gene encoding arginine--tRNA ligase encodes MYFKIKSEAQEALKKAVDQFDCDFEDEIKLEFPPNPELGDLASTVSFQLAKHLRKAPNLIAPEVIEKIELPEIFAKVEATGPYVNFFINHDIFAKQLLDSVDDDYGALPKVDEKIILEHTSANPNGPLHIGHIRNSVLGDSLRRLLTTAGREVDTQYYVNDMGRQLAMIVFGMEELGLKLEDQPAEKIDHKVGELYFKVNQMLQEDESLGEGVDATIRKYEGGPSELDEKFEYAVNSCLDGVKETLKRMNVKHDAFVWEGQFVRTGIVDKITNELYEIGYARKEDVLYLDLTEYGIDKHLVLRRADGTSLYSTRDIAYHIYKCKKCDKVLDIFGSDHKLAARQVELALEILEEIEPNSDKMEVIFYEFITLPEGSMSTRRGVFISVDELMDEAVKRAKEEIVSRRPDLDEETIDEIAEEIGIGAIRYYIARLSPEKHITFKWDEALSFERGCASIQYAHARACKLLRKAQEEKGIDLASLQAEENWSLDDNEKELVKLIAKFPSLIEDSASIKRVHPIAQYCQDLAGAFNRFYKSEQVIGSDVESARLILVEKARITLRNALDILGVNAPELM; translated from the coding sequence ATGTACTTTAAAATAAAATCTGAAGCTCAAGAAGCTTTAAAAAAAGCAGTTGATCAATTTGACTGTGATTTTGAAGATGAAATTAAATTGGAGTTTCCACCTAATCCAGAGTTAGGTGATTTAGCCAGTACAGTTTCATTCCAATTGGCTAAACATTTAAGAAAGGCTCCAAATTTAATTGCTCCTGAAGTTATAGAAAAAATAGAACTTCCTGAAATATTTGCAAAAGTGGAAGCTACCGGCCCTTATGTTAACTTCTTCATCAATCACGATATCTTTGCAAAGCAATTGTTGGATTCTGTAGATGATGATTACGGTGCACTTCCAAAAGTTGATGAAAAGATCATTTTGGAACACACTTCAGCTAACCCTAATGGGCCATTGCATATTGGCCACATCAGAAACTCTGTTTTAGGGGACTCACTCAGAAGACTTTTAACCACTGCAGGTAGAGAAGTGGATACCCAATACTATGTAAACGATATGGGAAGACAATTGGCTATGATTGTTTTCGGTATGGAAGAGCTTGGATTGAAACTTGAAGATCAGCCAGCTGAAAAAATCGACCACAAGGTTGGTGAATTATACTTTAAAGTCAATCAAATGCTCCAAGAGGATGAGTCCTTAGGTGAAGGCGTAGATGCAACAATCAGAAAATATGAAGGCGGTCCATCTGAACTTGACGAAAAGTTCGAATATGCTGTAAACAGCTGTCTTGATGGGGTAAAGGAAACCTTGAAGAGAATGAATGTAAAGCATGATGCATTCGTTTGGGAAGGTCAATTCGTAAGGACAGGCATCGTTGACAAGATCACCAATGAATTGTATGAAATAGGATATGCAAGAAAAGAGGATGTTTTGTACTTGGATTTAACTGAGTATGGTATTGACAAGCATCTTGTCTTAAGAAGAGCTGATGGAACAAGTTTATATTCTACAAGAGACATTGCATACCACATTTACAAATGCAAGAAATGCGATAAGGTATTGGATATCTTCGGTTCTGACCATAAGTTAGCTGCAAGGCAAGTGGAACTTGCTCTTGAAATACTCGAAGAGATTGAACCTAACAGTGACAAGATGGAAGTCATCTTCTATGAATTCATTACCTTGCCTGAAGGTTCCATGTCTACAAGAAGAGGAGTATTCATATCTGTTGATGAATTGATGGATGAAGCTGTAAAGAGAGCTAAGGAAGAAATTGTATCAAGAAGACCAGATCTCGATGAGGAAACCATTGATGAGATTGCTGAAGAGATTGGTATCGGTGCAATCAGATATTACATTGCAAGATTATCCCCAGAGAAACACATCACTTTCAAATGGGATGAGGCTTTAAGCTTTGAAAGAGGTTGTGCTTCAATTCAATACGCTCATGCAAGAGCTTGCAAATTACTTAGAAAAGCTCAAGAAGAAAAAGGCATTGATTTAGCAAGTCTCCAAGCTGAAGAAAACTGGTCATTGGATGACAATGAGAAAGAATTGGTAAAATTGATTGCTAAATTCCCTAGCTTGATTGAAGATTCAGCTAGCATAAAAAGAGTTCATCCAATTGCTCAATACTGCCAAGATTTAGCTGGTGCATTTAACAGATTCTATAAATCAGAACAAGTTATCGGTTCTGATGTGGAAAGTGCAAGATTGATTTTAGTTGAAAAGGCTAGAATCACCTTAAGAAATGCATTGGATATCTTAGGAGTTAATGCTCCTGAGTTAATGTAG
- a CDS encoding queuosine precursor transporter: MSFLKNKPSQMELYPIITALFCGCLIISNILASKTFSLYDIILPCGVVIFPLVYIVGDVLTEIYGFTLAKRTIYLGFIINLIATIAYQIAIFLPGTDLATSNAFSIILGSTPRILIASLISYLVGSYVNAYFMKILKEKYTDYLFARCSISTLFGEGLDAIIFITIAFAGLMPNEVLITMIICQGAFKIIYEIIVYPITRTVINWIKSLDDAPLAKIA; encoded by the coding sequence GTGAGTTTTTTGAAAAATAAGCCAAGCCAAATGGAATTATATCCAATAATCACTGCATTATTTTGCGGATGCCTTATAATTTCAAATATTCTTGCTTCAAAAACATTTTCATTATATGATATAATATTGCCATGCGGCGTTGTCATATTCCCACTTGTATATATTGTTGGAGATGTGCTAACTGAAATCTATGGATTTACACTTGCAAAAAGAACCATTTATTTAGGTTTTATAATAAATTTAATAGCTACCATAGCATATCAGATAGCAATATTTTTACCGGGAACAGATCTTGCGACTTCAAATGCATTCAGCATTATTTTGGGAAGCACTCCAAGGATATTGATTGCCAGTTTAATATCATATCTTGTAGGGTCTTACGTAAACGCTTATTTTATGAAAATACTAAAGGAAAAATACACAGATTACTTATTTGCAAGATGTTCAATAAGCACATTGTTCGGTGAAGGATTGGATGCAATAATCTTCATTACAATTGCATTTGCAGGATTAATGCCTAATGAGGTTTTAATTACAATGATAATCTGCCAAGGGGCATTTAAAATAATTTATGAAATCATTGTATATCCAATAACCAGAACTGTAATCAATTGGATAAAATCCTTAGATGATGCACCACTCGCAAAAATAGCTTAA
- a CDS encoding tetratricopeptide repeat protein — protein sequence MDFNDPALEHLVNKITIALQENNREEAARYMDIIIEEYPEVANILMNSIEFQTLMAENEEIAENESHALSDEDIIKPGNSMEIDEQRVIDDMNAMLDIEPTTAQEFIQKGTVLTITEQFEDALDCFNNALELDPNNLSALISKGNTYELMENYEEASKVYDIVMDVEVSGIYDLMSKGYVLENHQRFDDALQTYNKALKSDKNNSNILFLKGSCLIKLQKHKEAVQTLDKCIERYSDNPYETIFELENAYHNKGVALHALEEDDEALEAFSLALGINPNYHYSYYEIGIIQEDREKYESALKNYEKFLEFDNTDSEVVEAKERVEKLI from the coding sequence ATGGACTTTAATGACCCTGCATTAGAACACTTAGTGAACAAAATTACAATTGCACTCCAAGAAAACAATAGGGAAGAGGCAGCAAGATACATGGATATCATCATTGAAGAGTATCCTGAAGTGGCAAACATATTAATGAACTCTATAGAATTCCAAACATTGATGGCTGAAAATGAGGAAATAGCTGAAAACGAATCTCATGCATTAAGTGACGAAGACATCATCAAGCCTGGAAACAGTATGGAAATCGATGAGCAAAGAGTCATTGATGACATGAACGCAATGTTGGATATTGAGCCTACAACTGCTCAGGAATTCATTCAAAAAGGAACTGTCTTGACTATTACCGAGCAATTTGAAGATGCTTTAGACTGTTTCAATAATGCATTGGAATTAGATCCGAATAACCTTTCTGCATTAATTTCAAAAGGAAACACTTACGAACTTATGGAAAATTACGAAGAGGCTTCCAAGGTTTATGACATTGTTATGGATGTGGAAGTAAGTGGAATTTACGATTTAATGAGTAAAGGATACGTCCTTGAAAATCATCAAAGATTTGATGACGCTTTACAAACCTATAATAAGGCTCTCAAATCTGACAAAAACAATTCAAACATTCTATTTTTAAAAGGAAGCTGTTTAATCAAGCTTCAAAAGCATAAGGAAGCTGTTCAAACCTTAGATAAATGCATTGAAAGATACAGCGACAACCCATACGAAACAATTTTCGAATTGGAAAATGCATACCACAACAAAGGTGTTGCATTGCATGCCTTAGAGGAAGATGACGAAGCTCTTGAAGCATTCTCTCTTGCACTTGGAATCAATCCAAACTATCACTACTCCTATTATGAGATTGGAATAATCCAAGAGGACAGGGAGAAATATGAAAGCGCTTTGAAAAACTATGAAAAATTCCTTGAATTCGACAACACTGACTCTGAAGTAGTGGAAGCGAAAGAAAGAGTAGAGAAATTGATATAA
- the ilvN gene encoding acetolactate synthase small subunit, whose translation MSEKSHVISTLVEHKPGVLQNVAGLLNRRGFNIDSITVGTSEVEGLARMVFVVKGDEKVLEQVIKQLHKLVDVVKIKDLDPDYVLKRELCLVKVKTTRERSRSEIIEYADIFKAKIIDVCDDFITMEVTGNPEKIDSFLRLLKPFGIKKIARTGPTAIARGHH comes from the coding sequence ATGAGCGAAAAATCTCATGTTATCAGCACTTTAGTTGAACACAAGCCAGGCGTACTTCAAAATGTTGCAGGATTATTGAATAGACGTGGATTCAATATTGACAGCATTACTGTAGGAACATCTGAAGTTGAAGGCTTGGCTAGAATGGTTTTCGTTGTAAAAGGTGATGAAAAGGTCTTGGAACAGGTCATCAAGCAATTGCACAAGCTTGTTGATGTTGTCAAAATCAAGGATCTTGACCCTGATTATGTTTTAAAAAGAGAGCTTTGTTTAGTTAAAGTTAAGACAACTAGGGAAAGATCAAGGTCTGAGATTATAGAGTATGCAGATATTTTCAAGGCAAAAATCATTGATGTATGTGATGATTTCATTACAATGGAAGTTACAGGCAATCCTGAAAAGATTGATTCCTTCTTAAGATTGCTTAAGCCATTCGGAATCAAGAAAATAGCTCGTACTGGACCTACTGCTATTGCAAGAGGTCATCACTAA
- the argF gene encoding ornithine carbamoyltransferase, whose amino-acid sequence MRSLLSVSDIEDEVTRILDIASDFKEGKMEEKPLKDQKLAMIFQKSSTRTRVSFEVGMYELGGTALFLSTNDIQLGRGEPIKDTAKVLSRFVDAIMIRAIEHDDVIELRDEADVPIINGLTNLEHPCQALADMLTVKEHKGGFDGKFVYVGDGNNVCNSLLLICGCLGMDMAVACPDEYKPNAEIVAKAEEYAKANNSTITITSDVKAAVSGADVIYTDVWVSMGDEAEAEKRRADFKEYQVNQELIDLADDDVIFMHCLPAIRGEEVSAEVIDGPHSVVYDQAENRMHAQKGVLYYFLKELQNQ is encoded by the coding sequence ATGAGAAGTCTATTATCAGTAAGTGATATTGAAGATGAGGTCACTAGAATCTTAGATATTGCAAGTGACTTCAAAGAAGGTAAAATGGAGGAAAAGCCTCTAAAAGATCAAAAGTTAGCAATGATTTTCCAAAAATCATCTACTAGAACAAGAGTTTCCTTTGAAGTTGGAATGTATGAGTTAGGTGGAACTGCATTGTTCCTTTCCACTAACGATATCCAATTGGGAAGAGGAGAACCTATCAAGGATACTGCAAAAGTACTATCCAGATTCGTTGATGCAATCATGATTAGAGCTATTGAACACGATGATGTCATCGAACTTAGGGATGAAGCAGATGTTCCAATTATTAACGGTTTAACCAATCTTGAACACCCTTGTCAAGCTTTGGCAGACATGTTGACTGTCAAGGAACACAAAGGTGGATTTGATGGAAAATTCGTTTATGTAGGTGATGGAAACAATGTATGCAACTCACTTTTATTGATTTGCGGATGCTTAGGAATGGACATGGCTGTCGCTTGTCCAGATGAATACAAGCCAAATGCAGAAATTGTAGCTAAAGCAGAAGAATATGCAAAAGCAAACAATTCCACAATCACAATCACAAGTGATGTGAAAGCTGCTGTAAGCGGCGCAGATGTTATCTATACTGACGTTTGGGTAAGTATGGGAGATGAAGCTGAAGCTGAAAAAAGAAGAGCTGACTTTAAGGAATATCAAGTAAATCAGGAACTTATCGATTTAGCAGATGATGATGTGATCTTCATGCACTGCTTGCCTGCAATCAGGGGAGAAGAGGTAAGCGCTGAAGTGATTGACGGCCCTCACTCTGTAGTGTATGACCAAGCTGAAAACAGAATGCATGCACAAAAAGGAGTATTGTACTACTTCTTGAAAGAATTGCAAAACCAATAA